The Thermovirga sp. sequence AGGCCATGGAGAAGCTCTCGGAATTACAGTCCGTCTACGCCGAACTGCCCCACCTTGACTGCGGGACCTGCGGTCGGCCGACCTGCAGGGTGATGGCCGAGGATATAGTCCGCGGAGAGGCTTCGCTGGACGATTGCATCTTCAGGCTGAGGAAAAAAATGGGGAACCTTTCCCACGAGCTCAACGAACTTTCTAAAAGGTTTGTCCATACCATTACCCAGGAGGAAAGGGAATGAAAATAGGGGACATCCTTGAGAACCTGGAGGGAGTCACGATCCACGTGGCCGGCGGGGAGAAGGTGGAGATCACCCAAGGATTCGCGGGTGACCTGCTGAGCTTTGTTATGGGCTCGGCGCCCGAGAAAGCGCTATGGGTAACCATCCAGAATCATGTTAACGTGGCCGCCGTGGCGCTGCTAAAAGAGGTTCCCCTCATCCTCCTGGCCTCGGGAAGGATTCCGTCACCGGAATTAAGAGAGCAGTGCCAGAGGGAAGGAATTGCCTTGGCCTCGACAGAGATGGATTCCTTCGAGGCCTGCGGAAGGCTTTACGCCATGGGGGTAAGGAACGGATCCAGGGTATGAACCTTTACAGCATGGACCTGCACATCCATACGGTCCTCTCCCCCTGCGCCGAACTGGATATGGGGGCGCCCGATATTATTACCCGTTGCTCCGAGGAGAACATCGACCTGATCGCTATAACGGACCACAACTCCGCCCTTAATACCGAGGCCCTCGCCAGGTCCTCGGAAGGTTCGGGCGTCGAGGTTATTTGCGGGCTGGAGGTCCAGTCCTCGGAAGACATCCACGTTCTCTGCCTGATGCCTAATATCGAGAAGGCGCGTACTTTCGAAAAA is a genomic window containing:
- a CDS encoding Fe-S cluster protein, which produces GIANAESPFLSRLKVEDYPFVKEIDKEKIAILEDLYRAGVWKLQQEILPIEQIPLGKDVAKAMEKLSELQSVYAELPHLDCGTCGRPTCRVMAEDIVRGEASLDDCIFRLRKKMGNLSHELNELSKRFVHTITQEERE
- a CDS encoding serine kinase; amino-acid sequence: MKIGDILENLEGVTIHVAGGEKVEITQGFAGDLLSFVMGSAPEKALWVTIQNHVNVAAVALLKEVPLILLASGRIPSPELREQCQREGIALASTEMDSFEACGRLYAMGVRNGSRV